From Parabacteroides pacaensis, a single genomic window includes:
- the lpxB gene encoding lipid-A-disaccharide synthase yields MKYYLIAGEASGDLHASNLMAALKKTDTEAQFRYLGGDLMQAQGGHLVKHYREMAFMGFIPVLMNLKTILQNMKACAEDIRQYQPDVVILIDYPGFNLKIAKFVKNKLHIPVYYYISPKIWAWKKYRIKDIRRYVDKMLCILPFEVDFYRSQQYKVEYVGNPSVDSVVYREKAEETFDEFCNINHLADKPIIALLAGSRRQEIKNNLPTMLEAVKPFSGYQAIIAGAPGIEPEYYEQYTKAYPVKIVFNQTYRLLQQSTAALVTSGTATLETSLFRVPQVVCYKIAGKQFTYFIFKHFFHISYISLVNLIADKEVVKELFSIHFSLENIQKELHRLLNDKTYRNTMLAHYDEIIRILGKPGASERAAQIIYKNLIV; encoded by the coding sequence ATGAAATATTACCTTATAGCAGGTGAAGCTTCCGGCGACTTGCATGCTTCTAATTTAATGGCTGCTTTAAAAAAAACAGATACTGAAGCCCAATTCCGTTATTTGGGTGGAGATTTAATGCAAGCCCAAGGCGGCCATTTAGTGAAACATTATCGTGAGATGGCTTTTATGGGGTTCATCCCTGTTCTGATGAACCTTAAAACTATCTTGCAAAATATGAAGGCTTGTGCAGAAGATATCCGGCAGTATCAACCTGATGTAGTAATATTAATCGATTATCCCGGATTTAATTTAAAGATTGCCAAATTCGTAAAAAACAAGTTGCATATACCGGTCTATTACTATATTTCTCCTAAAATATGGGCATGGAAGAAGTATCGCATAAAAGATATTCGCCGATATGTGGACAAAATGCTATGCATCCTTCCGTTCGAAGTCGATTTTTACCGGTCACAACAATATAAGGTGGAATATGTAGGAAATCCGTCGGTCGATTCTGTAGTTTACCGGGAAAAGGCAGAAGAAACATTCGATGAATTCTGCAATATCAATCATTTAGCCGATAAACCGATTATTGCCCTTCTTGCGGGAAGCAGGCGTCAGGAAATCAAAAATAATCTGCCCACGATGCTGGAAGCTGTAAAACCCTTTTCCGGATATCAGGCTATTATAGCAGGGGCTCCCGGCATAGAACCGGAATATTACGAACAATATACGAAAGCTTATCCGGTAAAAATTGTCTTTAACCAGACTTATCGGTTATTACAACAAAGTACTGCCGCTTTAGTGACTTCAGGAACAGCTACCTTAGAGACTTCCCTCTTCCGCGTTCCACAAGTGGTTTGTTATAAAATTGCAGGAAAACAGTTCACTTATTTTATTTTTAAACATTTTTTTCATATTTCTTATATCTCTCTGGTAAATCTTATAGCCGATAAAGAAGTAGTGAAAGAGCTTTTTTCTATCCACTTCTCCTTAGAAAATATACAAAAAGAACTTCATCGGCTTTTAAATGACAAAACTTATCGGAATACAATGCTTGCCCACTATGATGAAATCATCCGGATATTAGGAAAACCGGGAGCTTCTGAACGGGCAGCGCAAATTATCTATAAAAATTTGATTGTTTAA
- a CDS encoding HU family DNA-binding protein → MTKKELIYGIALEAGLSSSDAAKAVDAFMKVIEKSLRKGESVSLMGFGSFFVSNMTERKCINTKTKRQIVIPAAKVPRFRVASRLREAVMK, encoded by the coding sequence ATGACCAAAAAAGAACTTATTTATGGAATTGCTTTAGAAGCAGGGCTTAGTAGTTCCGACGCAGCAAAAGCAGTAGATGCTTTTATGAAAGTGATAGAAAAATCGTTACGAAAAGGAGAGTCGGTGTCTTTAATGGGGTTTGGCTCTTTCTTTGTGTCGAACATGACAGAAAGGAAATGTATTAATACCAAGACAAAAAGGCAAATTGTTATTCCTGCAGCAAAAGTACCTCGATTTCGTGTTGCTTCCCGTTTACGGGAGGCGGTGATGAAATAA
- a CDS encoding RNA polymerase sigma factor gives MDETTTYLIEGCRKRNRSAQLALYKQHARRLYAACYRIIGNAPEAEEAMQDAFLKVFTRIDQYRNGLCFEAWMQRIAIHTAIDYVRKQTPELEELTEKYTNIEDEETDDENIQYSVQKIKEGMQLLPAGYRVILSLYLFEGYDMEEISSILNVKQVTVRTQYLRAKKKLLELISYG, from the coding sequence ATGGACGAAACAACAACATACCTGATCGAGGGATGCCGGAAAAGAAATCGTTCTGCTCAACTAGCCCTCTATAAGCAACACGCCCGAAGGCTTTATGCTGCCTGTTATCGTATTATAGGGAATGCCCCTGAAGCGGAAGAAGCTATGCAAGATGCTTTTTTAAAAGTATTTACCCGGATAGACCAATATCGTAACGGGTTATGTTTTGAAGCTTGGATGCAACGAATCGCGATTCATACGGCTATTGATTATGTAAGAAAACAGACTCCGGAGCTGGAAGAACTTACGGAAAAATATACAAACATAGAGGACGAAGAAACGGACGACGAAAATATACAATATTCTGTACAAAAAATTAAAGAAGGAATGCAATTGCTACCGGCCGGCTATCGCGTAATTCTTTCCCTTTACCTTTTTGAAGGATACGATATGGAAGAAATTTCCTCCATTTTAAATGTGAAACAAGTGACTGTACGTACTCAATATTTACGTGCAAAGAAAAAATTATTAGAATTAATATCGTATGGATAA
- a CDS encoding DUF4932 domain-containing protein yields MKKYIFIIVSFFMISMPSTSAQLKSEVNECFELVSIAFRLADAPEYVNNEIPNYVSEIDTYFSKYKNHELFPYMKGLREKHGISYDAAMCAAACIKIKNGKVVMLPHCEISKMDSRWTEAAYKTFITYLNDFYRKSNFRNFYVRHSDLYNLAVKKVNQVLGTVNTRWFKSLFGVELGSPLIIVSLTNGRDNYAFTRKIADEKVTGIVVGCVSDSVGMPTCRFDMDYIVVHELLHNYTNPLILQSWEQLSLPAEKIYSSINDELYLGSYDHPQAMTFEWFAKLLSLMYYRDNPQSDKPLKAGIKNMQNQGFIWMERSMIFMEHFYKNRNRYPYLKDYMGQIIGFMKYTSDNMEYVLKEYNARAPYIVDTYPVTGSMVTGKVDTIEIRFSEAMLGTYGSIEIKEKGIKELPVKGECLWKDDRTFMIPIDTSRLEQGKYGIRLNPRGFQSLKRYLIKDAYTYTIDITK; encoded by the coding sequence ATGAAAAAATATATTTTTATTATTGTTAGCTTTTTTATGATTTCTATGCCCTCTACCAGTGCTCAATTAAAAAGTGAAGTAAATGAGTGTTTTGAATTGGTTAGTATTGCTTTTCGTTTGGCGGATGCGCCGGAGTATGTCAATAACGAGATTCCTAATTATGTAAGTGAAATAGACACTTATTTTTCTAAGTATAAAAATCATGAGCTTTTTCCTTATATGAAAGGATTAAGAGAAAAGCACGGTATATCTTATGATGCAGCTATGTGCGCTGCTGCTTGTATAAAAATAAAAAACGGAAAGGTCGTCATGCTACCTCATTGTGAGATTAGTAAAATGGACAGTAGATGGACTGAGGCCGCTTATAAAACATTTATTACTTACCTGAATGACTTTTACCGAAAATCCAATTTCAGGAATTTCTATGTCCGGCATTCCGATTTATACAATTTGGCTGTAAAAAAGGTGAATCAGGTCTTGGGTACTGTTAATACAAGATGGTTTAAGTCGCTTTTTGGTGTAGAACTCGGATCTCCTTTAATAATAGTTTCTCTAACTAATGGACGAGATAATTATGCTTTTACTAGGAAAATAGCCGATGAAAAGGTGACCGGAATAGTAGTTGGTTGTGTAAGCGATAGTGTTGGGATGCCGACTTGCAGATTCGACATGGATTATATAGTTGTCCATGAGCTGTTGCATAATTATACAAATCCGTTAATTCTTCAAAGTTGGGAGCAATTGTCCTTGCCTGCGGAAAAAATCTATTCCTCTATTAATGATGAGTTATATTTAGGTTCGTATGACCATCCTCAAGCAATGACCTTTGAGTGGTTTGCCAAATTATTGTCACTGATGTATTACCGGGATAATCCACAATCAGATAAGCCTCTAAAAGCCGGAATAAAAAATATGCAAAATCAAGGCTTTATATGGATGGAAAGATCTATGATATTTATGGAGCATTTTTATAAGAATCGGAATCGATATCCTTATCTAAAAGATTATATGGGTCAAATTATCGGGTTTATGAAATATACCTCTGATAATATGGAATATGTGCTGAAAGAGTATAATGCTCGTGCTCCGTATATTGTTGATACTTATCCTGTAACCGGAAGTATGGTCACTGGAAAAGTTGACACGATAGAAATCCGATTTTCCGAAGCAATGTTAGGGACTTACGGGAGTATTGAAATAAAGGAAAAAGGTATAAAAGAGTTGCCGGTAAAAGGAGAGTGTTTATGGAAAGACGATCGTACTTTTATGATTCCTATAGATACTAGTAGACTTGAACAAGGAAAGTATGGTATTCGACTTAATCCGCGAGGCTTTCAATCCTTGAAGAGATATCTGATAAAAGATGCTTATACATATACCATTGATATCACTAAATAA
- a CDS encoding NigD1/NigD2 family lipoprotein — translation MKKKSILTLFICMLIASELFISCSDDGYSLGDIYRPEIMTVEPLNSNQYILRRDDGATLFPISGTEFRDMKGRFRGWTNYTLVGDSIWGYSHPVIAYVTPILTKQPTILTPETRDTLGTDPIRILEYAIGDDFLNIHFALPAAAGSMHFLNLAKNDTIGKPNYYEFTHNGFKQEGSIQEGLVAFDLRGIKNKETCPYEFIIKTKDLSGTDQELQIVYNWKRDEKQTLSVKNINSNKNIMEVR, via the coding sequence ATGAAAAAGAAGAGTATCTTAACCCTATTCATATGCATGCTGATAGCAAGCGAATTATTCATTTCTTGTAGTGATGACGGATATTCGTTAGGTGATATATATCGACCTGAGATAATGACAGTAGAACCTCTCAACAGCAACCAGTACATTTTAAGACGTGATGACGGTGCTACATTATTTCCCATCTCAGGAACTGAATTCCGGGATATGAAAGGACGGTTTCGCGGGTGGACTAATTACACACTTGTCGGAGATAGCATATGGGGTTATTCCCATCCGGTGATTGCATATGTTACCCCTATATTAACGAAGCAACCTACTATTCTTACTCCGGAAACCAGAGATACGTTAGGGACAGATCCGATCCGTATTCTCGAATATGCCATAGGAGACGATTTCCTGAATATACATTTTGCTCTTCCCGCTGCTGCAGGGTCCATGCACTTTCTCAATCTGGCAAAGAATGATACCATAGGAAAACCGAACTATTATGAATTTACTCATAATGGTTTTAAACAGGAGGGTTCTATTCAAGAAGGATTGGTAGCTTTTGATTTGCGTGGAATTAAGAATAAAGAAACTTGCCCCTATGAATTTATAATCAAAACAAAAGATCTAAGTGGTACGGACCAAGAGTTACAAATCGTTTATAATTGGAAAAGAGATGAGAAACAAACTCTTTCAGTAAAGAATATTAATTCCAACAAAAATATAATGGAGGTCAGATAA
- the radC gene encoding RadC family protein, whose product MEKLSIKNWAKEDRPREKMLLRGAASLSNAELLAILISSGNSKETAVELATRILYKANNNLSILGKYSISDLINGFTGIGTAKAVTIVAALELGKRRGQTEVPQREILNCSNKAYLYFYPLLCDLPHEELWIVLLSRKNKVIEKIKVSQGGISETAADIRIILKAAICALAPNLIVCHNHPSGNTHPSLQDDKFTHKLYESCQLMDINLADHIILCDGNYYSYADEAKLN is encoded by the coding sequence ATGGAAAAATTAAGTATTAAAAACTGGGCCAAAGAAGATCGCCCAAGAGAAAAAATGTTATTAAGAGGAGCTGCCTCTTTAAGCAATGCCGAATTATTAGCTATCTTGATAAGTTCGGGAAATAGTAAAGAAACAGCGGTAGAATTGGCTACCCGAATCCTTTATAAAGCAAATAACAATCTTAGTATATTAGGAAAATATTCTATTTCGGATTTAATAAATGGATTTACCGGTATAGGAACAGCTAAAGCTGTCACTATAGTTGCTGCTTTAGAACTCGGTAAACGTCGCGGACAAACAGAAGTACCTCAACGCGAAATCCTAAATTGTAGTAATAAAGCTTATCTTTACTTTTATCCTTTACTTTGTGACCTCCCTCACGAAGAGTTATGGATTGTTTTGCTTTCGCGAAAGAATAAAGTAATAGAAAAGATAAAAGTTAGCCAAGGAGGGATAAGTGAAACAGCTGCCGACATCCGAATTATCCTGAAAGCTGCTATATGCGCATTAGCTCCAAACCTTATTGTTTGTCACAACCATCCTTCCGGAAATACTCATCCCAGTCTTCAAGATGACAAATTCACTCACAAATTGTATGAAAGTTGCCAGTTAATGGATATTAATCTGGCAGATCATATTATTTTATGTGATGGGAATTATTATAGTTATGCGGACGAAGCTAAATTAAATTAG
- the surE gene encoding 5'/3'-nucleotidase SurE, whose protein sequence is MMNSTPLILITNDDGVDAKGIKELIKCLRELGEIVVMAPDGPRSGMSSAITSEVPIKYSLVKKETALTIYQCTGTPVDCVKLAINEVLERKPDLLVSGINHGTNAAICVHYSGTMGAALEGCIFNVPSFGISLTTHNPDADFTECCRFGRMVARKILKEGLPQGTYLNLNIPEISQVKGLKVCKQAEGKWIKEYMTVKTPAGKDAFWLTGEFSNYFPQDKETDIYALDQGYASLVPCKIDVTDYLFLNEMKNWEN, encoded by the coding sequence ATGATGAATTCAACTCCACTCATTTTAATAACAAACGACGATGGCGTAGATGCCAAGGGTATAAAAGAATTAATAAAATGTTTGCGCGAATTAGGTGAAATAGTGGTAATGGCGCCCGATGGCCCTCGCTCCGGAATGTCAAGTGCAATCACTTCCGAAGTTCCTATTAAATATTCCCTGGTAAAAAAAGAGACGGCCCTTACGATCTATCAATGTACCGGAACTCCGGTAGATTGTGTGAAATTAGCTATCAATGAGGTATTGGAACGTAAACCGGATTTACTTGTCTCCGGTATTAACCACGGAACGAATGCTGCCATTTGTGTCCATTATTCAGGTACGATGGGGGCCGCCTTGGAAGGTTGTATATTTAATGTCCCGTCTTTTGGAATTTCATTAACCACTCACAATCCGGATGCCGATTTTACGGAATGTTGCCGTTTCGGAAGAATGGTTGCACGAAAGATTTTAAAAGAAGGATTGCCTCAAGGGACGTATTTAAATTTGAATATCCCGGAAATTTCTCAAGTAAAAGGGTTAAAAGTGTGTAAACAAGCGGAAGGAAAATGGATTAAAGAATATATGACGGTAAAAACTCCGGCAGGTAAAGACGCGTTCTGGCTAACAGGAGAATTTTCGAATTACTTCCCACAAGACAAGGAAACAGATATATATGCGCTTGATCAAGGCTACGCTTCGCTGGTACCTTGTAAAATAGATGTAACTGATTATTTATTTCTCAACGAAATGAAAAACTGGGAAAACTGA
- a CDS encoding DUF4097 family beta strand repeat-containing protein → MQAISILKQITGICVLFFLSTSVLLAGNMDYSQKKEMTKSFSANKNTTLSVNNRFGNIVLEHWEKNEVKIRVVIESKADSHKTAESNLDKVSVRMNKKGNTIEAITQMSNLDQRDNERVRVDYTLLIPSDIKLNLEQQFGNITLPESHQGVSSFIIKFGNIVGGNFTAPVYIESQFSNVTLGNLTSVEMELKHSEKVRIANAEDVNVECQFSNLKAGNLQNIKLNERHSNIEIKSCNHITMDVQHSEITIHRLKTSAEIASLSHSTLEIKDLSGDFAFLRATASFGNIKLKLPTSASFQLDANTSFGDIKIDPAFKLENQTYIEKNNKKDISAYVNGGKNGHVEFNGSFSTITIKEL, encoded by the coding sequence ATGCAAGCAATAAGTATCTTAAAACAAATCACAGGAATTTGCGTACTATTTTTCCTCAGTACTTCGGTTCTCCTGGCCGGTAATATGGATTATTCCCAGAAAAAAGAGATGACAAAGTCTTTTTCTGCCAATAAAAATACGACATTGAGTGTTAACAACCGGTTCGGCAATATTGTACTGGAACACTGGGAAAAGAATGAAGTAAAAATTAGAGTCGTAATCGAATCGAAAGCAGATAGTCATAAGACGGCAGAAAGCAATCTAGATAAAGTGTCGGTAAGGATGAATAAAAAAGGGAATACAATTGAGGCAATTACCCAAATGAGTAACTTGGACCAGCGTGATAATGAACGTGTCAGAGTAGATTATACTCTTCTTATTCCGTCGGATATTAAACTGAATCTGGAACAACAATTCGGTAATATTACTTTACCGGAAAGCCATCAAGGAGTTTCTTCTTTCATTATTAAATTCGGAAATATCGTAGGAGGTAATTTTACGGCACCTGTTTACATAGAATCCCAATTCAGTAATGTTACTCTCGGGAATTTGACAAGTGTGGAAATGGAATTGAAACATTCCGAAAAAGTAAGAATCGCCAATGCGGAAGATGTGAATGTGGAATGCCAATTCTCTAATTTGAAAGCAGGTAATTTGCAAAATATAAAGTTGAATGAACGGCATAGTAATATAGAAATAAAGAGTTGTAACCATATTACAATGGATGTTCAACATAGCGAAATTACTATCCATAGACTTAAAACATCGGCCGAGATAGCATCACTTTCCCATAGCACATTGGAAATAAAAGATTTATCTGGAGATTTTGCCTTTTTAAGAGCCACGGCAAGTTTTGGAAATATCAAACTCAAACTGCCGACGTCGGCTTCTTTCCAATTGGATGCCAATACTTCCTTTGGCGATATCAAAATAGATCCTGCATTCAAATTGGAAAATCAAACTTACATTGAAAAAAACAATAAAAAGGACATCAGTGCTTATGTAAACGGAGGGAAAAACGGACATGTCGAGTTTAACGGGAGCTTTAGTACTATTACAATTAAAGAACTCTAA
- a CDS encoding UDP-2,3-diacylglucosamine diphosphatase, whose protein sequence is MNQKKIYFASDAHLGARFHKDPLATEKKLVRWLDFIKQNASAIYFLGDMFDYWFEYKYVVPKGFIRFLGKVAELADSGIEIHFFIGNHDIWMFDYLPKETGAIIHREPLTIDLLGKRFFLGHGDEVDDRSLSFRFIRALFRNKFCQWLYAGIHPRWTMGFAYAWSLHSRRSGLQQKEKDKYEGEDAEYLVSFAKDYLKTHPDINFFIFGHRHIMLDLMLTRSSRLLIAGDWMKLFSYIEWDGETLILEQFEIEE, encoded by the coding sequence ATGAACCAAAAGAAAATATATTTTGCCTCTGACGCTCATTTAGGTGCGCGTTTTCATAAAGACCCTTTGGCTACAGAAAAAAAGCTGGTGCGTTGGTTGGATTTTATCAAACAGAATGCATCTGCCATTTATTTCTTAGGAGATATGTTCGACTATTGGTTTGAATACAAATATGTCGTGCCAAAAGGATTTATCCGGTTTCTTGGGAAAGTGGCTGAGCTAGCGGATAGCGGCATAGAAATACATTTTTTCATCGGAAACCACGACATTTGGATGTTCGATTATCTGCCTAAAGAAACGGGAGCTATCATTCATCGGGAACCTCTTACTATCGATCTGTTGGGCAAACGTTTCTTTTTAGGGCATGGTGACGAAGTAGACGACCGCTCTCTTTCTTTTCGTTTCATCCGCGCACTATTCCGTAACAAATTCTGCCAGTGGCTTTATGCCGGTATTCATCCTCGTTGGACGATGGGGTTTGCTTACGCTTGGTCTTTGCATAGTCGACGATCGGGATTACAACAAAAGGAAAAAGACAAATACGAAGGAGAAGATGCCGAATACCTAGTCTCCTTTGCCAAAGACTACTTGAAAACCCATCCGGACATTAACTTCTTTATTTTCGGTCACCGGCATATTATGCTGGATCTGATGCTGACCCGTTCATCACGCCTATTAATTGCCGGCGATTGGATGAAGTTGTTTTCCTATATCGAATGGGATGGCGAGACGCTTATCCTCGAACAATTTGAGATAGAAGAATAA
- a CDS encoding ParA family protein: MGKIIALANQKGGVGKTTTTINLAASLAALEKKVLVVDADPQANASSGLGIDIRNVELSIYECIVSGMDAKGAIAKTEVEGLEIIPSHIDLVGAEIEMLNLDEREQILKQILTPLKSLYDFILIDCSPSLGLITVNALTAADSVIIPVQCEYFALEGISKLLNTIKIIKSKLNPGLEIEGFLLTMYDSRLRLANQIYEEVKRHFRELVFTTVIYRNIKLSEAPSYGQPVLLYDADSKGAINHMQLAKELVEKNK, translated from the coding sequence ATGGGAAAGATTATAGCTTTAGCGAATCAGAAGGGTGGAGTTGGTAAAACCACCACAACGATTAATCTGGCTGCATCATTAGCTGCACTTGAAAAGAAAGTGTTGGTGGTAGATGCGGATCCACAGGCAAATGCCTCTTCTGGCTTAGGGATCGATATTCGTAACGTAGAACTTTCTATCTATGAATGTATCGTAAGTGGGATGGATGCTAAAGGAGCCATTGCCAAGACCGAAGTAGAAGGGCTGGAAATTATTCCTTCACATATAGATTTGGTAGGAGCAGAAATCGAGATGCTGAATTTAGATGAACGTGAACAAATTTTGAAACAAATCTTAACCCCTCTGAAAAGCCTGTATGATTTTATATTGATAGATTGTTCTCCTTCTTTAGGATTAATAACGGTAAATGCCCTAACAGCTGCCGATTCGGTGATAATTCCCGTGCAATGTGAATACTTTGCATTGGAAGGAATCAGCAAACTGCTTAATACGATTAAGATTATTAAGTCGAAGCTCAACCCAGGACTGGAAATTGAAGGATTTTTGCTTACGATGTACGATTCACGCCTTCGCCTGGCTAATCAGATATACGAAGAAGTGAAACGTCATTTCCGTGAATTAGTCTTTACTACGGTAATTTACCGGAACATCAAGTTGAGCGAGGCACCTAGCTACGGCCAACCGGTATTGTTGTACGATGCCGATTCCAAAGGTGCTATCAATCATATGCAACTGGCAAAAGAGTTGGTAGAAAAGAATAAATAA
- the efp gene encoding elongation factor P has product MATTADFRNGMCLDIDGTYYFIVEFLHVKPGKGPAFVRTKLRNVVTGRILDKTWNSGVKVEEVRIERRPYQYLYKDEMGYNFMHPETFEQISIPGESIEGVQFLKEGDMVEAMVHAATETILTCEMPPNVILEVTYTEPGIKGDTATNTLKPATVETGAEVRVPLFINTGEKIKVDTRDGSYIERIRQ; this is encoded by the coding sequence ATGGCTACAACTGCTGATTTCAGAAACGGTATGTGTCTTGACATAGACGGTACCTATTACTTCATCGTTGAATTTCTCCACGTTAAGCCTGGAAAAGGTCCGGCTTTCGTTCGTACAAAATTAAGAAATGTCGTTACCGGCCGGATCCTTGACAAAACTTGGAATTCCGGGGTGAAAGTAGAGGAAGTTCGTATAGAACGCCGTCCGTATCAATATCTTTATAAAGATGAAATGGGTTATAATTTCATGCATCCGGAAACTTTTGAACAGATTTCTATTCCGGGAGAAAGTATTGAAGGAGTTCAATTCTTGAAAGAAGGGGATATGGTAGAGGCAATGGTACATGCTGCAACTGAGACAATCCTTACTTGCGAAATGCCTCCTAATGTTATATTGGAAGTAACCTATACTGAGCCGGGTATTAAAGGTGATACGGCTACTAACACTTTAAAACCTGCAACTGTAGAAACAGGAGCTGAAGTTCGAGTTCCCCTTTTCATTAATACGGGAGAAAAAATTAAAGTAGATACTCGCGACGGTTCTTATATTGAACGGATACGTCAATAA
- a CDS encoding ParB/RepB/Spo0J family partition protein has product MATPKRSALGRGLDALITMDDLKTGGSSSINEIEISKIQPNPEQPRTVFEEEALEELATSIRSLGLIQPITLREIGVDKYQIISGERRYRACLKVGMPTIPAYIKTAADENVVEMALIENIQREDLNSIEIALAYQKLIDIYGLTQEKLSERVGKKRTTIANYLRLLKLPADIQMALKNKKIDMGHARALISVQDPELQLALYEQILADGLSVRQVEELVRGIAENGNVPNANKTVRSDKKVLPEEYNMLKDQLSRFFNTKVQFTCNEKGKGKITIPFASEEELEKLITLLDSFKK; this is encoded by the coding sequence ATGGCAACACCCAAAAGATCGGCACTCGGCAGAGGTCTGGATGCATTGATTACGATGGATGATCTGAAGACCGGAGGTTCTTCGTCAATCAATGAGATTGAAATATCAAAAATTCAACCTAATCCCGAGCAGCCGCGTACAGTCTTCGAAGAAGAAGCCCTGGAAGAATTAGCGACCTCTATCCGTTCGCTGGGTTTGATTCAACCCATTACGTTGCGTGAAATAGGAGTTGATAAATATCAGATTATTTCGGGCGAACGCCGTTACCGAGCTTGTTTAAAAGTGGGAATGCCTACCATTCCGGCTTATATCAAAACAGCAGCCGACGAGAATGTGGTAGAAATGGCGTTGATTGAAAATATTCAACGAGAGGATCTTAATTCCATTGAAATAGCATTAGCTTACCAAAAGTTAATTGACATATACGGATTGACACAAGAAAAGTTAAGTGAGCGGGTAGGGAAAAAACGCACTACCATTGCAAATTACCTCCGTTTGTTAAAACTTCCTGCCGACATTCAGATGGCGCTTAAAAATAAAAAGATCGATATGGGCCATGCACGTGCGCTTATTTCTGTACAGGATCCGGAATTACAGCTTGCTTTATATGAACAAATTTTAGCAGATGGCTTATCTGTTCGCCAGGTTGAAGAATTAGTAAGAGGCATTGCTGAGAACGGGAATGTTCCGAATGCCAACAAAACTGTTCGGTCCGATAAAAAGGTACTTCCGGAAGAATATAATATGTTAAAAGACCAATTATCGCGGTTTTTCAATACAAAAGTCCAATTTACTTGTAACGAGAAAGGAAAAGGGAAGATTACTATTCCGTTTGCCTCGGAAGAAGAATTAGAGAAATTAATTACTTTGTTAGATTCATTCAAAAAATAA
- a CDS encoding SUF system Fe-S cluster assembly protein — protein MNNEFLQTEEAIVEMLKTVYDPEIPVNVYDLGLIYNVEIDDEKNVRIDMTLTAPNCPAADFMLEDVRMKVESVEGVKNVEVNLVFEPEWNKDMMSEEAKLELGFL, from the coding sequence ATGAACAACGAATTTCTCCAAACAGAAGAAGCTATTGTTGAAATGCTCAAAACTGTATATGATCCGGAGATTCCGGTAAACGTATACGATTTGGGACTTATATATAATGTAGAAATAGATGATGAAAAAAATGTTCGTATCGATATGACTCTCACAGCACCTAATTGCCCGGCTGCCGATTTTATGTTGGAAGATGTAAGGATGAAAGTAGAAAGTGTGGAAGGGGTAAAAAATGTGGAAGTAAACTTGGTATTCGAACCGGAATGGAACAAAGATATGATGAGTGAAGAAGCTAAACTCGAACTGGGTTTCTTATAA